In the genome of Palaemon carinicauda isolate YSFRI2023 chromosome 13, ASM3689809v2, whole genome shotgun sequence, one region contains:
- the LOC137651764 gene encoding craniofacial development protein 2-like, with product MQVQRKISEERMRVATLNVGTMTGKGREVVDLMERRKIGMLCVQETRWKGNKAREPSEGCKFYYSGRKMEGRNGVGIILSKDLKESLIGVNRKNDRIMNLKLRLGATLVNVVCAYTP from the coding sequence ATGCAagttcagaggaaaatatctgaggagaggatgagagtagcaacactgaatgtggggacaatgactggaaaaggacgAGAggtggttgacctcatggagagaaggaagattggaatgctgtgtgtgcaggaaaccaggtggaagggaaataaggcaagagaaccAAGCGAAGgctgtaaattttattacagtggaagaaaaatggaaggaagaaatggtgtaggaattatattatcgaaagatttgaaggaaagcttgattggagtgaataggaaaaatgacagaattatgaattTAAAGCTACGACTGGGAGCAACattagtcaatgtggtgtgtgcctatacCCCATAA
- the LOC137651765 gene encoding uncharacterized protein, translating into MKRVQGGWVVGEGNDGGERVIDFAVAFNLPMINTFFEKMINRLITYSSGGMESQIDLLLSKRDHLTEVRNCKVINGENVAAQHGLVVIVCILRNCRSKKTRMDPKIKQWKLKEAELRVLFKESAGSIRLNKENLRTEFEIGLPNEAVNIGVTRKEVEQAVKKMKNSKASGLDNIPAEIWKSLGEEGIDIGWELMQKIFNQEKILEEWRGSLIIPIYKGNGDTQKCGNYRGIKIISHTMKIWEKIIE; encoded by the exons ATGAAGAGAGTGCAAGGAGGTTGGGTTGTGGGCGAGGGAAATGATGGGGgggaaagagtgattgattttgcagtggcttttaACCTaccaatgatcaacaccttctttgagaaaatgattaacagactgattacttacagcagCGGTGGCatggagagccagatagatttgctgttgagtaagagagaccatctgacagaggttagaaattgcaaggtgataaatggggagaatGTAGCAGCGCAACACGGGTTAGTGGTAATTGTTTGTATactaaggaattgtagaagtaaaaagacAAGAATGGATCCCAAGATTAAGcagtggaaattgaaagaggcagaactgagagtcttgtttaaggaaagtgctggaagca tacGATTGAATAAAGAGAACCTAAGAACCGAATTTGAAattggactcccaaacgaggcagttaacATAGGCGTGACTAGAaaagaagtagaacaagcagtaaagaagatgaaaaatagtaaagcttcaGGACTGGATAATATACCAGCAGAgatatggaagagtcttggagaggaaggcatcgATATCGGGTGGGAgctgatgcaaaagatcttcaatcaggaaaagattctagaggaatggagaggaagcctaatcatccccatctataaggggaatgGAGACACCCagaaatgtggcaactacagaggcataaagataataagccatactatgaagatatgggagaagatcattgagtag